One part of the Flavobacterium johnsoniae UW101 genome encodes these proteins:
- a CDS encoding ester cyclase codes for MEKEDNGVVKALTKQEINTIERFYAAWNLKKPEVLDEICMPDWKDIPLAPQQEDNPKGLQAIMKFLFELCPDIEIVIHEIFGSHERAAVRASMQFTHVNEIMGIAPTNKKVTVALHEFHYLKNGKLTHTWHLEDWFGLVMQSKQ; via the coding sequence ATGGAAAAAGAAGATAATGGAGTTGTAAAAGCTCTGACGAAACAGGAAATAAATACCATTGAAAGGTTTTATGCAGCGTGGAACCTTAAAAAGCCAGAAGTACTGGATGAAATCTGCATGCCCGACTGGAAAGATATTCCACTGGCACCGCAGCAAGAAGATAATCCAAAAGGACTGCAGGCAATTATGAAATTTTTGTTCGAATTATGTCCCGATATAGAAATTGTAATTCATGAGATATTTGGCAGCCATGAGCGTGCAGCGGTAAGAGCTTCAATGCAGTTTACGCATGTAAATGAAATTATGGGAATTGCTCCAACGAATAAGAAAGTAACAGTAGCGCTGCACGAATTTCATTATTTGAAAAATGGTAAACTGACCCATACCTGGCATTTAGAAGACTGGTTTGGTCTTGTAATGCAGAGCAAGCAATAA
- a CDS encoding SDR family NAD(P)-dependent oxidoreductase, with the protein MSSQSKIAVITGGSRGLGKDMAVNLAKNGLDIVLTYNTQKQAAENVVKQIHDLGQKAAAIALDVSDFSSFDFFEKNLKDQLNNYFNSDGIDYLINNAGFIHYANFDVITETQFTEMENVHFRGPFFLTQKLLPLVRAYGGIVNVSSGLTRFATPGFAAYAALKGAMETLTKYQAKELGARNIRVNVIAPGAVETDIMGGAVRDNVEMNRYLASQTALGRVGVPEDIGGVVAFLCSDAGGWINAQRIEISGGSNL; encoded by the coding sequence ATGTCATCACAAAGTAAAATTGCAGTAATAACAGGAGGGAGCCGCGGTCTTGGAAAAGACATGGCTGTAAATCTTGCCAAAAACGGATTGGATATAGTTTTAACCTATAACACTCAAAAACAAGCAGCAGAAAATGTTGTAAAACAAATTCATGATCTCGGACAAAAAGCGGCCGCTATAGCATTGGACGTCTCAGATTTTTCCAGTTTTGATTTTTTTGAAAAAAATCTTAAAGACCAATTAAACAATTATTTCAACTCAGATGGTATTGATTATCTGATCAATAATGCTGGGTTTATTCACTATGCAAATTTTGATGTTATCACTGAAACTCAATTTACAGAAATGGAAAATGTACATTTTAGAGGCCCATTTTTCCTTACTCAAAAATTACTGCCTTTAGTAAGAGCTTACGGAGGAATTGTAAATGTTTCATCTGGACTAACCCGCTTTGCCACGCCGGGATTTGCAGCTTATGCGGCACTAAAAGGAGCAATGGAGACATTGACAAAATATCAGGCAAAAGAACTTGGCGCAAGAAACATACGAGTAAATGTTATTGCTCCGGGGGCTGTTGAAACTGATATTATGGGAGGTGCGGTACGAGATAATGTAGAAATGAACCGATACCTGGCCTCGCAAACGGCTCTTGGAAGAGTCGGAGTACCCGAGGATATTGGAGGAGTGGTAGCCTTTTTATGCAGTGATGCCGGCGGGTGGATTAATGCGCAGCGTATCGAAATTTCGGGAGGTTCAAATTTATGA
- a CDS encoding SDR family NAD(P)-dependent oxidoreductase translates to MEQNNYHGKLQKATGSGFDAKSTSKEIIKGIDLTGKTAIVTGGNTGIGLETAKTLAAAGATVIVPARDAEKAKRNLEGTPNVIIENMDLMNPGSLDAFAEKYLHSERPLDLLINNAGIMWVPLRRDSRGYESQLATNYLALFQLTARLWPALKKADGARVVNVSSGGHQFSDFNFQDPNFLNREYETLQAYGQSKTAVNLFSMELDTRAKKYNVRSYCLCPGAVGQTELAREAPADLFQKLGYSDAEGNILPEVAASLKTIPQGAATTLWAATSKSLNNIGGVYCENADIASLNSNEKIIGGVAPYSLDEKNAKRLWKLSQEMTGIHFDLS, encoded by the coding sequence ATGGAACAGAATAATTATCACGGAAAATTACAGAAAGCCACAGGTTCGGGATTTGACGCAAAATCTACCTCAAAGGAAATTATAAAAGGAATTGACCTTACAGGGAAAACTGCCATTGTAACGGGCGGGAATACAGGCATTGGCCTGGAAACGGCCAAAACACTTGCGGCGGCAGGGGCAACGGTCATTGTACCGGCCAGAGATGCAGAGAAAGCGAAAAGAAATCTCGAGGGAACTCCAAATGTAATAATAGAAAACATGGATTTAATGAATCCCGGTTCTCTTGATGCTTTTGCTGAAAAGTATCTGCATTCAGAAAGACCGCTTGATCTGCTCATTAACAATGCAGGGATTATGTGGGTGCCGCTGCGCAGGGATTCCCGAGGCTATGAATCACAATTAGCCACCAATTATCTGGCACTGTTTCAGCTTACGGCAAGATTATGGCCTGCACTAAAAAAAGCTGATGGCGCCAGAGTCGTCAATGTTTCTTCAGGAGGGCATCAATTTTCAGATTTTAATTTTCAAGATCCTAATTTTCTAAATCGGGAGTATGAGACCTTACAGGCCTATGGACAGTCAAAAACAGCGGTGAATCTCTTTTCTATGGAATTAGACACGCGTGCAAAAAAGTATAATGTGAGAAGTTATTGCTTATGTCCGGGCGCTGTTGGGCAAACAGAATTAGCTCGAGAAGCGCCAGCTGATTTGTTCCAAAAACTCGGTTACAGTGATGCTGAAGGAAATATACTGCCGGAAGTAGCCGCGTCATTAAAAACGATCCCGCAAGGTGCAGCCACAACCCTTTGGGCTGCGACAAGCAAATCGCTTAACAATATTGGCGGTGTGTATTGTGAAAACGCAGATATAGCATCTTTAAATTCAAATGAAAAAATTATTGGAGGTGTTGCACCTTATTCATTAGATGAAAAAAATGCAAAACGTTTATGGAAATTAAGCCAGGAAATGACCGGAATACATTTCGATCTTAGTTAA
- a CDS encoding helix-turn-helix domain-containing protein, with protein sequence MDYQVNYIHPDIKLSNYSGKLFKTEAAFNDHLLVWLISGETKIIQADQTFVFGPGSTFLIPRNQLAAIINIPKDGLPHKAAAMHLSADRLREFYDHQNAKLKTAVPKIFSFHKHPLLESCLASLIPYFDMQDNFPENIASLKITEAISILRNIDPAIDAVLASFEEPDKIDLTAFMEKNFMFNMPLEKFGYLTGRSLTTFKRDFHKAFNTTPQRWLTQKRLELAHYQLAENNKNPVDIFYEIGFENLSHFSFAFKKQFGYPPTQLKKSNTNC encoded by the coding sequence ATGGATTATCAGGTCAATTACATACACCCAGACATCAAACTTTCCAATTACAGCGGCAAGCTGTTTAAAACGGAAGCCGCCTTTAATGACCATCTGCTTGTGTGGTTAATTTCAGGTGAAACCAAAATTATCCAGGCAGATCAAACTTTTGTATTTGGCCCGGGCAGTACTTTTTTAATTCCCAGAAACCAATTGGCGGCAATCATTAATATTCCAAAAGATGGACTGCCCCACAAAGCAGCTGCGATGCATCTATCGGCTGACAGGCTTCGTGAATTTTACGATCACCAAAATGCAAAATTAAAAACTGCCGTACCAAAAATTTTCAGTTTCCATAAACATCCTCTGCTGGAAAGCTGTCTGGCTTCGCTGATTCCTTATTTTGACATGCAGGACAACTTTCCTGAGAATATCGCTTCATTGAAAATCACTGAAGCAATTTCAATTCTTAGAAACATTGATCCCGCTATTGATGCTGTACTGGCCAGCTTTGAAGAACCTGATAAAATTGATTTAACTGCTTTTATGGAGAAAAACTTTATGTTTAATATGCCTTTGGAAAAATTTGGCTATTTAACAGGCCGGAGTCTTACCACTTTTAAGCGCGATTTCCATAAGGCTTTCAATACTACACCGCAACGCTGGCTAACCCAAAAAAGATTAGAATTAGCCCATTACCAGCTTGCCGAAAATAATAAAAACCCTGTTGATATCTTTTACGAGATAGGATTTGAGAATTTATCGCATTTTTCATTTGCATTCAAAAAACAATTTGGCTACCCGCCAACTCAACTGAAAAAAAGCAATACGAACTGTTAG
- a CDS encoding zinc ribbon domain-containing protein, which produces MKNTCLNCENENNTNAKYCSACGYQLHGTEDQNSSTATAPRKAAKTDKKFDLKTLLGFTIGFAIMFAATQFFFKPSMDKQLTEFANEFNKTCPMSVDQYTTLKNISVLPDKTIQYNYVLVGITKEQVQVDTVKKYIFPQVLQYAKTHPDMKFFRDNDITLNYSYADKTGAFITKYTVTPQMYK; this is translated from the coding sequence ATGAAAAATACCTGCTTGAACTGTGAGAATGAAAATAATACAAACGCGAAATACTGTTCTGCCTGCGGTTATCAATTACATGGCACGGAAGATCAAAACAGCAGCACTGCGACTGCACCCCGAAAGGCAGCAAAAACGGATAAAAAATTTGATTTGAAAACACTTTTAGGTTTCACCATCGGGTTTGCGATCATGTTTGCTGCTACGCAATTCTTTTTTAAACCATCCATGGACAAGCAGCTCACTGAATTTGCCAATGAATTTAATAAAACCTGTCCCATGAGTGTGGATCAGTATACTACCTTGAAAAATATTTCGGTTTTACCGGATAAAACCATTCAATACAATTATGTACTGGTCGGGATCACAAAAGAGCAAGTCCAGGTGGATACTGTTAAAAAATATATTTTTCCTCAGGTGCTCCAGTATGCAAAAACCCATCCTGATATGAAATTTTTCAGAGATAATGATATTACTTTAAATTACTCCTACGCAGATAAGACCGGCGCCTTTATTACCAAATATACTGTGACGCCGCAAATGTACAAATAG
- a CDS encoding Hsp20/alpha crystallin family protein, with product MNLIKRNANQHRALPHTFFDDVFGRELFNWENKNFSTTSTTLPSVNIKETAEHYEVEVAAPGLEKDDFKVTLDGNLLTISSEKENKQTIEQENFTRREFSYQSFQRSFELPKNVVDEENITARYVNGLLHLSIPKKEEAKQKPPRMIEIA from the coding sequence ATGAATCTTATCAAAAGAAATGCAAACCAGCATCGTGCTTTGCCGCATACGTTCTTTGATGACGTTTTTGGCCGCGAGCTTTTCAATTGGGAAAACAAAAATTTTTCTACAACTAGTACCACCCTGCCATCGGTAAACATCAAAGAGACTGCAGAACATTATGAAGTCGAAGTGGCCGCCCCCGGCCTGGAGAAAGACGATTTCAAAGTGACCCTTGACGGAAACCTGCTGACTATTTCTTCGGAAAAAGAAAATAAGCAGACCATCGAGCAGGAGAATTTTACCCGCAGGGAATTCAGCTACCAGTCTTTCCAGAGAAGCTTTGAGCTGCCTAAAAATGTGGTCGACGAAGAAAACATCACTGCACGTTATGTGAATGGCCTGCTTCATCTGTCCATACCCAAAAAAGAGGAAGCCAAGCAGAAGCCGCCTAGAATGATTGAAATTGCCTGA
- the hemA gene encoding glutamyl-tRNA reductase, translating to MENFNMPRSTTFYALGLSYKKADAVIRGKFSLDAQAQSDLLLQAKAEGIESLVVTSTCNRTEIYGFAHHPYELIKLLCENSNGSIEEFQQAAYIYKNEEAVSHMFRVGTGLDSQILGDFEIISQIKTAFNNSKQEGLVNTFLDRLVNTVIQASKKVKTETKISSGATSVSFASVQYIIRNVADIGSKNILLFGTGKIGRNTCENLVKHTKNSHITLINRTKNKAELLAGKLNVIVKDYADLKQELHQADVLVVATGAQNPTIDKASLALQKPLLILDLSIPRNVDANVEEIPGVTLIHLDALSQITDDTLERRKQHIPAAEAIIDDMKLELNTWVNGRKCAPTIHALKSKLNDIVSAEFAFQKKKITHFDDAQMDLISSRIIQKLTNHFASHLKNENTSVDQSIEFIEKIFQIGQLAPNKTSSPIADKYKINLS from the coding sequence ATGGAAAATTTTAATATGCCCAGATCTACGACTTTTTACGCATTAGGATTAAGTTACAAGAAAGCAGATGCAGTTATAAGAGGAAAATTTAGTTTAGATGCCCAGGCACAATCTGATTTATTGCTGCAGGCTAAGGCAGAAGGCATAGAATCATTGGTTGTTACCTCTACCTGCAATAGAACTGAAATTTATGGTTTTGCCCATCATCCTTATGAACTTATCAAACTGCTTTGCGAAAACAGCAATGGCTCCATAGAAGAATTTCAGCAGGCTGCTTATATATATAAGAATGAAGAAGCTGTCAGCCATATGTTCCGGGTAGGAACAGGTTTGGACAGTCAGATTTTGGGTGATTTTGAAATCATCAGCCAGATTAAAACCGCTTTTAACAATAGTAAACAGGAAGGCTTGGTCAATACATTTCTGGACCGGTTGGTAAATACAGTTATTCAAGCCAGCAAAAAAGTTAAAACTGAGACGAAAATTTCTTCCGGGGCAACGTCAGTTTCTTTTGCATCAGTGCAGTATATAATCCGAAATGTGGCAGATATTGGAAGCAAAAATATTTTGTTATTCGGAACAGGGAAAATAGGAAGAAATACGTGCGAAAACTTAGTAAAACATACTAAAAACAGTCATATTACTCTTATAAACAGAACAAAAAACAAAGCCGAATTATTGGCTGGCAAGCTGAATGTTATTGTAAAAGATTATGCTGATTTAAAACAAGAACTGCACCAAGCCGATGTGCTGGTTGTAGCTACAGGAGCACAAAATCCGACTATTGACAAAGCATCGCTTGCTTTACAGAAACCCTTATTGATTCTGGATTTATCCATCCCGCGCAATGTAGATGCCAATGTAGAAGAAATACCCGGTGTAACTTTAATACATCTGGATGCATTATCTCAAATTACGGATGACACGCTGGAAAGAAGAAAACAGCATATACCTGCTGCAGAAGCCATTATTGATGATATGAAATTAGAACTGAATACCTGGGTAAACGGCCGAAAATGTGCTCCGACTATTCATGCATTAAAATCCAAGCTAAATGATATTGTATCTGCCGAATTTGCTTTTCAAAAAAAGAAAATAACCCATTTTGATGATGCTCAGATGGATTTAATAAGTTCCAGAATTATTCAAAAATTGACAAACCATTTTGCCAGCCATTTAAAAAATGAAAACACTTCAGTGGATCAAAGTATTGAATTTATTGAAAAAATATTTCAGATCGGACAGCTTGCACCCAATAAGACTTCTTCACCAATAGCTGATAAATACAAAATCAATCTCTCATAA